The following are encoded in a window of Fluviibacter phosphoraccumulans genomic DNA:
- a CDS encoding adenylosuccinate synthase produces the protein MAKNIVVVGTQWGDEGKGKIVDWLTDNAGGVVRFQGGHNAGHTLVIGEKEYKLNLVPSGIVRDGVHCYIGNGVVLDVHHLLSEIATLEADGLKVRGRVTISPGCPVILPYHSALDRAREAKRCSDTKIGTTGKGIGPTYEDKVARRALRVYDLFHPETLSAKLKEVLEYHNFVLTQYLDAEPLDHATILAQALADAEQIKPMVGDVSAALYAANKAGQNLLFEGAQGTLLDIDHGTYPFVTSSNCVAGQASAGTGVGPGMLHYILGITKAYTTRVGGGPFPTELDIDTKGTPGYQMSTVGREFGTVTGRKRRCGWYDAAAMRRSAMINGLTGLCITKLDVLDGIKELKICTGYKLDGKTLDLLPLGADDVARCEPIYESMPGWSETTFGVKRWEDLPQAARDYLLRLEQVTGVPVAIVSTGPERDETIVRVHPFA, from the coding sequence ATGGCTAAAAATATCGTAGTAGTGGGTACCCAGTGGGGCGACGAAGGTAAGGGCAAGATCGTCGACTGGCTAACGGATAACGCCGGTGGTGTCGTGCGCTTTCAGGGCGGCCACAATGCGGGTCATACCCTCGTCATTGGTGAAAAAGAATACAAGCTGAACCTCGTGCCTTCGGGTATTGTGCGTGACGGCGTACATTGCTACATCGGCAATGGCGTCGTGCTAGACGTGCATCACCTGCTCAGCGAAATCGCTACGCTGGAAGCCGATGGCCTCAAGGTGCGCGGTCGCGTGACTATTAGCCCGGGCTGCCCGGTCATTCTGCCGTACCACTCGGCACTGGATCGTGCGCGTGAAGCCAAGCGTTGCAGTGACACCAAGATTGGTACCACGGGCAAAGGCATTGGCCCGACCTACGAAGACAAGGTCGCGCGTCGTGCACTGCGCGTTTACGATCTGTTCCATCCTGAAACGCTGTCGGCCAAGCTCAAGGAAGTGCTTGAGTATCACAACTTTGTGCTGACCCAGTATCTGGATGCCGAGCCGCTGGATCACGCCACAATTCTGGCGCAGGCACTGGCTGATGCCGAACAGATCAAGCCAATGGTCGGCGATGTATCGGCAGCACTCTATGCCGCTAACAAGGCGGGTCAGAATCTGCTGTTCGAAGGTGCCCAGGGCACCTTGCTGGATATCGATCACGGCACCTACCCGTTCGTGACCTCATCCAACTGTGTGGCTGGTCAGGCTTCAGCGGGTACGGGTGTGGGTCCGGGCATGCTGCATTACATTCTCGGCATCACCAAGGCCTACACAACCCGCGTGGGTGGCGGTCCGTTCCCCACGGAACTAGATATCGATACCAAGGGCACGCCGGGCTACCAGATGTCTACGGTTGGTCGTGAATTCGGTACCGTGACTGGCCGTAAGCGCCGCTGTGGCTGGTATGACGCCGCCGCCATGCGTCGCTCTGCCATGATCAACGGTTTGACGGGTCTGTGTATTACCAAGCTGGATGTGCTTGATGGCATCAAAGAACTGAAGATTTGTACAGGCTACAAGCTGGATGGCAAAACACTGGATCTGTTGCCGCTGGGTGCTGATGACGTGGCGCGTTGCGAACCGATCTACGAAAGCATGCCGGGTTGGTCTGAAACCACTTTCGGCGTAAAACGCTGGGAAGATCTGCCGCAGGCAGCGCGTGATTACCTGCTGCGACTCGAGCAGGTGACAGGTGTTCCGGTAGCCATTGTCTCTACTGGCCCGGAACGGGACGAAACGATTGTTCGTGTTCATCCGTTTGCCTGA